The Persephonella atlantica region TGAGAAAAAATGGATTTTCTATACTTGAATTGCTGATAACCCTGGTTATCGTCAGCCTAATAATGAGTGCTGCATATTATACATACACAGAAATTTTCAGGGGAATGAAAGAAGAGTCTGAATCTGTTGAACTTCAAATGGAAAAAGTAATAGGAACGGAGCTGATTAGACTTGACGCAGAGCATTTAGGATACGGTGTAGGATATGACTCTACTGACAAAATTGTTGAATGGAACGGCTCTGAGCTAACAATAAGGTCTACACTGAACAACACCAGACAGGAGACCTTTGGATGGGTTTTATGTGCTGACGGAACAATGGTTGCAGATGAGAGAAAAGACCCTACAAACAACAATATCGTATATATAAGCACAATAACTGGCACATACTCTTCAGTTGTTAACGATGGTTCGTGTCCATTAGCAGGAGTTCATGTGGGATTTCCTTTTGTTACAGAGGCAACTGCCTGCAGTGTTGGGGGAACAAATACATGTAATACAATAAAATACAGGCTGTCAGGCTCAAACTTACCTGCACACTGCAACCCCAATACAAAAAATCTGCTGAGAGTGGTAAATAACGATGCTGGAGACCCTTTAATTTCCTGTGTTGCTGATTTTAAAGTAAGCTTTGAACTTGACACAGATAAAGACGGACAGATTGACTGTGTTACAACAAGTTCCTCCTGCAGCCTGCCAACGAGCAACTCAGAGCTCTCAAAACAGGTAAAAAGAGTTAATCTGTACATTCTTATGCAGGAAGGAGGCCTGAACAAAAATTACACCTATCCCGGAAGTAATCCAACAATAGACGGAATAACTCTTAATTTACCTGCCAATTACTTGCACTACAGATGGAAAGTAATAAAAATATCAGTAAAACCGATGGGACTGTTTGGAGGAGTGGAATTTACATTAGGAAAATAGAATCTAAGAAACAAGAGGTTAACAATGAAAGATAACAGAGGAGCAGCTCTACTGACAACACTGATACTGGGATTTATAGCACTTGCAGTGATAGGAGCTCTACTTACCTTTATGATTTATGGTAAAAAAACATCTGTTGTTGAAAGGAAATATACCTCCGCATTAGAAGCAGCAAAAGGAGCTTCTGACTACATAATGTCATCTTTATTTAGAGCATCTTTAATCTGTCAGGATACCAGTGGCAGTATAACCTGCAACTGTGATGAACTCCTGCCGTACCCTCTGCTGAAATGTCCTTCCTGCTCTGGAGTTTCCTGCAATCAGGCAAACAAGGTAAGCTTAGGGTCTTATTCAACAATAGGAGATTACAGCATTTCTGCACAGGTAATCTCTAAAGTAGAAACACCTAACGAGGTTATCTACGGAATAAGAGTAACAGCCCAAAAGGCAGACTCACAGGAGAAAGCAGTTATAGAGTTTGTCTTCAAATTAGAGTAACTATCTGGAAACTGAGCATTTTATCCCTTCAGAGTTTATCACACATACTGCCGAAAAACTGCTGATATCTGAAAGAGAAGCATTAACCGTTCCAGATGAAACCTCTCCATCTGGTTCGCACACAAAACTACCAGAAATGTCCAAATCTGTATTATACAGAGAGAGGCTTTTATCCTGACAGTCTTCTAAACTCAAAGCAGATAGATTAAAAGAGGTAGAACTGGAAGGTCTAAGATTAATACAGTAATTAACAATCTCCCTTGAACACTCCTCTGCATAAGGCAGAGCAACAGAGGTAACTTTTGCTTTCTGCCTGTAAGACAGATAAAAAGGCAGAGCAATAGAAGAAAGAATAGCAAGTATAGCAATAACAATAAGAAGTTCTACGAGGGTAAAGCCCTTGTTCATATCTAATTTTTCCTGATTTATAGAATATCCCCTCTCCTATTAAACAAAAAATATTTTGTGGAGAGGGGTAGAATCAAACTACCCCTATATATACCTAGAATATATATTATTCTATAGTACACTTAAGACCATTTTGAGTGATAGTACATTTTGCCGTATAATCTGTAACACCACTAAGTGTTGCTGTTACATCTGTATCTGCTGCAATATTTCCGTCATTACCGCATGATGCACCAGTTGGTGGGGTTAAAGTAACAGTACCTCCTGGTGTAGTAACAGTAGTGTTTGCACAGTTAGCCAGACTAGTTGTGTTTACATTTTGGCCAGGATTTTCTACACAATAGCTTATAATATCCATAGCGCAACCCCTTGCCACAGGTTCAGCATAAGAGGAAACCTTCGCCTTTCTCTGATACTTCATGTACTGTGGAATAGCAATAGACGCCAGGATAGCAATAATCGCAATAACAATCAGGAGCTCAATCAGTGTGAAACCCCCTTCTTTCTTGCGTTTTTCTTTTAGTTCTTCTAATGTCTTCATGTCTACACCTCCTGTAGTTATTTTCAATCAATGTTTAGGAAAATTCTGTGCCAATAGTTATTTACATTAATAATAGGTTTAATTTCCATTTAATACAGATTTACAATCTAAAAAGTGACAATTTCTGTCATTACTCATGACAATTTTTGTCACTTTACACTGTACACAGTAATCAGTGGAAAGTCTACATATACAGGCTCAAAATCTTTTAAATCTTTATCAAAAATCATCATTCTGTGAAACAAGGAATCTTTGAACCTGTAATCCATCATTAATAGATACATCTCACCCTTATACTTTATAAACTCCATAAAAAGGTTTTTTTTCGGATTACTTGAGCTGTAAAGAACACTGTAGTAATTTTTTTCATAAGGTTTTATCTCAACGAACCTGACTTCCCTGTATGGATTACTCTTATAAAAATTCTCATCGTCTGGATAAAACAAAACAAATCTCTTGTCAAATTTATATCTACCACAGTTGTAAACGTCTTTTTCCTCAATACATTTAAAAAATGCTCTTTTTAATGAAAATGTCTGATAATCTTTATTACCCCAAGCTCCTATCTTAAAAATAATATCTTTATGAATATCAACAGGGAAAGTAAAAACATACACCCTTTTTTGAGGAAAAGCATTGTAATTTATTGCTCTATCTTTTAACTTCTGGGAATCTTCCGCAGTTTTAATGTTTAGTCCATAGTTTTTATAAAGATTATTAGTCAGGAAAGAAATCATATTTTTAGCTTTTGTAGAATCAGACAACAGCATGGAATGAGCATAAAAGTATATTTTAATCTGATTAAAAGAATGATTATCAATAAATGTCCCAAGTCCTAATCTATACTCAATCAAATTTCCATAATCCCACCAAGTCCACACATAAGAATCTTTCTCTATAGGAACTCTGCCTAAAGTTTCATAGAGTCTATCAGTAAAAATAGGTTTTACTTTTGTATCAACTATGTTTGAATTCACTGAAACAAAAATTAGAAAAACAAGCATACTAACTGACAGCACTATCTTTAATAAACCTGTTTTTATCATCCTTTCATTGAGATACCTGTTCATAACAAATACAAAATAACCAACCCCCATCCCTAAAAAAGGAGCAAAATACATCAAAAATCTACTTCCAGCCTTGAAAGAAAGTAAACCCAAAACTATAAAAGGTAAAGCTACAATCATTACTCTAAAATGAAAGATTAACAGCAAAACAAGACCTATAAAACCAATCAACACCACCCCTATATTATCTGTCAGATAGTAAACAAACAGGTCAAAACTAACCGGCTGCAGTTCCTGTATACTCCCGGTGATGCTAAAAGGAATAATACCTGACGGCTGTTTTAATATATATCCATACAAATAGTGGAAAACTGAATACAAAGCAGGTTTTAGATAAAAAGGAGAAATGATTACTAAGAAAAACAAAACTTTTTTAGCAATATCCTTAATCTGGTATTTTTCAGCAAGTAATCCTAAAAAAAGCGATGAAACAAAAAATAACAGTAAGACAGGTTTGTAATACCACCACATAAAGAGATTAAATAAAATTCCTGCAATGATAAGATTTAGATATGACTTTTCTTTATTTTTTATTGCCTCAGTTAAAAATATAAAGATAAGAAAAATAAAGAACAGTATCAGACTATCCGTATCAAAACGACCGACTCCTGTTCTGTAGTAATAAATAGTATTGAAAAGACCTATTAAAGCTCCTCCAACAAATACAAAAAAAGGTAAATATTTCCTTATCCACAGATACATAGGAATGATAAAAAGCCCTCCTAACAAAACAGGCATATATAGGAAAATCTGTTCTATAGGAATGTTTAACACTTTAGATAGATAAGCTGCCATAAGAGAAATCATAGGAGTTACAGGAATGTAAGCATAATCAGGAACATTCGTTAGATAATCAATTCCAGTATACAGACCTTCAAATATATTTTTTGCAAGTCTTCCATACCAGTATCCGTCATAACTGGAAAAAACATTATCTTTATCAAAAAATTTTAAATTCCTAAAATGAACCCATACATAAAATAGATATACTACTACAACAAAACCCCATTCAAAAAAAACTCTTCTTTTCAACCTTTCCTCTTCATAGTTTTGTTTCTTTATTTTCGGCAAAGTGGAGGAAAATATGAGAAATAACATTAAATTTTATACAAATCTGTATAATATAGTAGTTAAAAACATGGGAGGCTGTTATGGAAATAACAAAAGAGCAGATAGAGCAGATGATAAAAGAAGGAAAATCACTAAAAGATATAGACCTTTCATTTGCAGAGCTTGATGGGATAGACTTTTCTGGACAGGATTTGTCTGGAGCTGTTTTTACCGGTGCGGAGATAAGAAATGCAAACTTTGAGGGAGCAAATTTAGAGGGGGCATTTATTGCTGATGCAGACCTTTCTGGAGCAAACTTTAAAAATGCAAATTTATCAAGAGCAATACTCCAGAGAGTAAACCTGAGGGGAGCAAACTTTGAAAATGCAAATATGTTTAAGGTTCAGTTAATGGTGTGTGATGCCTCTGGGGCAAATTTTACAGGGGCAGACATGAGACAGTCAAGATTAGAAAAAAGCAGGTTCAGAAGAGCAAAAATGGACAGAGCAAATATATCCCAATCAAATCTCAGAGCCACAGACTTTCAAGAAGCATCATTCATTGAGACTGATTTTAGCTACAGCGACCTGAGAAAATCCCAGCTTCAAAAAGCATGGTTTGAAAATGTAAAAGCAGAACAGGTAATGGTTTACGGTAAAAAGCCGTGGCTTGAAGGAACTAAAGCAGAGCTGGATATTGAACAGATAAAAGCTCCAAA contains the following coding sequences:
- a CDS encoding prepilin-type N-terminal cleavage/methylation domain-containing protein, with protein sequence MRKNGFSILELLITLVIVSLIMSAAYYTYTEIFRGMKEESESVELQMEKVIGTELIRLDAEHLGYGVGYDSTDKIVEWNGSELTIRSTLNNTRQETFGWVLCADGTMVADERKDPTNNNIVYISTITGTYSSVVNDGSCPLAGVHVGFPFVTEATACSVGGTNTCNTIKYRLSGSNLPAHCNPNTKNLLRVVNNDAGDPLISCVADFKVSFELDTDKDGQIDCVTTSSSCSLPTSNSELSKQVKRVNLYILMQEGGLNKNYTYPGSNPTIDGITLNLPANYLHYRWKVIKISVKPMGLFGGVEFTLGK
- a CDS encoding prepilin-type N-terminal cleavage/methylation domain-containing protein, whose amino-acid sequence is MNKGFTLVELLIVIAILAILSSIALPFYLSYRQKAKVTSVALPYAEECSREIVNYCINLRPSSSTSFNLSALSLEDCQDKSLSLYNTDLDISGSFVCEPDGEVSSGTVNASLSDISSFSAVCVINSEGIKCSVSR
- a CDS encoding prepilin-type N-terminal cleavage/methylation domain-containing protein — protein: MKTLEELKEKRKKEGGFTLIELLIVIAIIAILASIAIPQYMKYQRKAKVSSYAEPVARGCAMDIISYCVENPGQNVNTTSLANCANTTVTTPGGTVTLTPPTGASCGNDGNIAADTDVTATLSGVTDYTAKCTITQNGLKCTIE
- a CDS encoding STT3 domain-containing protein translates to MKRRVFFEWGFVVVVYLFYVWVHFRNLKFFDKDNVFSSYDGYWYGRLAKNIFEGLYTGIDYLTNVPDYAYIPVTPMISLMAAYLSKVLNIPIEQIFLYMPVLLGGLFIIPMYLWIRKYLPFFVFVGGALIGLFNTIYYYRTGVGRFDTDSLILFFIFLIFIFLTEAIKNKEKSYLNLIIAGILFNLFMWWYYKPVLLLFFVSSLFLGLLAEKYQIKDIAKKVLFFLVIISPFYLKPALYSVFHYLYGYILKQPSGIIPFSITGSIQELQPVSFDLFVYYLTDNIGVVLIGFIGLVLLLIFHFRVMIVALPFIVLGLLSFKAGSRFLMYFAPFLGMGVGYFVFVMNRYLNERMIKTGLLKIVLSVSMLVFLIFVSVNSNIVDTKVKPIFTDRLYETLGRVPIEKDSYVWTWWDYGNLIEYRLGLGTFIDNHSFNQIKIYFYAHSMLLSDSTKAKNMISFLTNNLYKNYGLNIKTAEDSQKLKDRAINYNAFPQKRVYVFTFPVDIHKDIIFKIGAWGNKDYQTFSLKRAFFKCIEEKDVYNCGRYKFDKRFVLFYPDDENFYKSNPYREVRFVEIKPYEKNYYSVLYSSSNPKKNLFMEFIKYKGEMYLLMMDYRFKDSLFHRMMIFDKDLKDFEPVYVDFPLITVYSVK
- a CDS encoding pentapeptide repeat-containing protein gives rise to the protein MEITKEQIEQMIKEGKSLKDIDLSFAELDGIDFSGQDLSGAVFTGAEIRNANFEGANLEGAFIADADLSGANFKNANLSRAILQRVNLRGANFENANMFKVQLMVCDASGANFTGADMRQSRLEKSRFRRAKMDRANISQSNLRATDFQEASFIETDFSYSDLRKSQLQKAWFENVKAEQVMVYGKKPWLEGTKAELDIEQIKAPNWDD